The following are from one region of the Nymphaea colorata isolate Beijing-Zhang1983 chromosome 7, ASM883128v2, whole genome shotgun sequence genome:
- the LOC116257976 gene encoding GDSL esterase/lipase At1g28600-like, which yields MALSSGSSAIIVCVLTCSILLLPVMSESSCYTTIFSFGDSLADTGNYLLSGAASFPAVTFLPYGETSFHHPTGRFCNGRLIIDFMAEAYGHPLLPPYLATQGRGSERYAKGVNFAVAGATALNVSYFVERGILGLWTADSLSVQLGWFRKTLQSLCSESCHDYLKRALFVVGEIGGNDFNFAFIQGRKSIDEAVSYVPDVVGAIVEAVNVLIKQGAVELVVPGNLPIGCSTLYLTVFRSANTSDYDPQTGCLIKFNEFAVYYNSYLQDALQKLRKQQPHAKIIYADYYNSAMGFFKNPSKFGFESALKACCGEGEPYNFNLAHMCSAATSVCKDPSKYANWDGIHLTEKAYEWMAHGFVNGLFTHPSLKPPALGH from the exons ATGGCTCTTTCTTCTGGTTCATCTGCCATTATCGTCTGTGTATTAACTTGTAGCATTTTACTCCTGCCAGTCATGTCTGAATCCTCTTGCTACACTACCATCTTCAGTTTTGGTGACTCACTTGCGGATACAGGAAACTACTTGCTGTCCGGAGCTGCTAGCTTCCCTGCCGTAACCTTTCTTCCCTATGGGGAGACCTCCTTCCACCATCCAACAGGCCGTTTCTGCAACGGCCGTCTGATCATTGATTTCATGG CTGAGGCATATGGGCATCCCCTGCTGCCACCATATCTGGCGACCCAAGGGCGTGGCAGTGAAAGATATGCAAAGGGCGTAAATTTTGCAGTTGCAGGAGCTACTGCACTGAATGTCTCATATTTTGTAGAGAGAGGAATTCTGGGGCTCTGGACCGCGGATTCTCTGAGTGTTCAGCTTGGTTGGTTCAGAAAGACTCTCCAATCGCTGTGTTCAG AGAGCTGCCATGACTACCTGAAGAGGGCTCTCTTTGTTGTTGGGGAGATCGGCGGAAACGATTTCAACTTTGCGTTCATTCAGGGTCGCAAGAGCATTGATGAGGCCGTCTCTTATGTCCCCGATGTTGTCGGCGCCATTGTTGAAGCCGTCAAt GTATTGATAAAACAAGGTGCAGTGGAGTTGGTGGTGCCCGGAAATCTTCCCATCGGTTGCTCGACGCTTTATTTGACTGTATTCCGGTCTGCAAATACATCGGATTACGATCCACAAACTGGTTGCCTCATTAAATTCAATGAGTTCGCTGTCTACTACAATTCCTATCTGCAAGATGCTCTTCAAAAGCTAAGGAAGCAACAACCACATGCCAAGATCATTTACGCTGATTATTACAATTCTGCTATgggattttttaaaaatcccTCCAAGTTTG GATTTGAAAGTGCACTCAAAGCATGTTGTGGAGAGGGAGAGCCCTACAATTTCAATCTGGCCCACATGTGCAGTGCTGCAACCAGTGTCTGCAAAGATCCATCCAAGTACGCCAACTGGGACGGAATTCACCTCACAGAGAAGGCCTACGAATGGATGGCTCACGGCTTCGTCAATGGGTTGTTTACCCATCCATCGCTTAAACCGCCTGCGCTTGGCCATTGA